The following is a genomic window from SAR86 cluster bacterium.
TAATGCCTCAAACTATAAATAATCAATCAAAAGTAAATATAAATTTTTTTAAGCCAGAAGATTTAGTTGTTCATGAAAATTATGGTATTGGTAAATATGAAGGATTAGAAATTATTTCAACTAACAATACTAAAAATGAATATTTTAAAATTACCTATTTAAACAATGAATCATTGTACGTACCTATTAGAAATATAAATTTATTATCAAAATATCATATTAAACCTCATGAAAAGAATTACGTTTATGATTCATTGTCATCAAATAAATGGAAGAGTAACAAACAAAAGGCCTTATTAAGAGCTAGAGATCATGCAGCAGAGATATTAAATGTTGAATCAAAAAGGTCTAAATCCTCTTCATATCAATTAAATATACCCGATAAGATTTTTAACGAATTTAATCAAGACTTTCCCTACGAACTTACTCCAGATCAAGCCATTGCAATTGATGCAATACGAAAAGATATTAATCTTATAAAACCAATGAATCGTTTGCTTTGTGGTGATGTAGGATTCGGTAAAACAGAGGTAGCAGTTAGAGCTTCATATGTATCATGCTATTCTCAAAAACAAGTTGTTATCCTAACACCAAGTACAGTTCTTTCTGATCAGCATTACGAATCCTTTCTTAAAAGATTCAAAAATGTGCCTGTAAATATCAAACTACTTAATAGACATACATCATCTAAAAATAAAAATCTAATAATAGATGATTTTAATAACAATAAAATAGATATTCTTATTGGGACTCATTCAATTTTTAATAAGGACATTAATTTTAAAAATACAGGACTTGTTGTAATTGATGAGGAACACAAGTTTGGAATACGACAGAAAAATATCATAAAAAGTAACCAAGAAAATATCCATATACTCTACTTGTCAGCAACACCAATTCCAAGAACGATGAATTTTATTTACGCGGGCCTAAAAGATTTTTCATTTCTTCAAACTCCACCACAAAACAGGTTATCAATTAAATCTTTTTTAAAAGTTAACTCAGAACAGTTATTTAAAGAAGCAATAAATAGAGAAATCTCAAGAGGTGGCCAAACATTTGTTATTCAAAATGATATTTCAAAAATAGATAAACTTTCTATTTATATAAAAAAAATATTACCAGATTCACGAGTTAGAATTGCACATGGGAAACTCAAAAAACAAGATATTACTGATGCAATGACACAATTCAATAATGGAAATATAGATATACTAATTTGCACCACAATTGTTGAAATGGGCTTGGATATACCTAATGCTAATACAATTTTAATAATAGACTCACACAAACTGGGTCTCTCGCAACTTCATCAATTAAGAGGAAGAATAGGTCGTTCAAATAGACAAGGATATTGTTATTTATTTATTCCAACAGATGAGCTAAAGAATAAATCAAAAAATAGATTAGACTCAATAATCAGACATTCAAAACTTGGCTCTGGCTATTTTATTGCACAGGAAGACTTAGAAATTAGAGGCGCGGGCGAAATACTTGGTGATAAACAAAGTGGTCATATAAATACAGTTGGTTTGAGCCTATATTTATCAATGCTTAAAAATTCTATTAATTTAATAAAATCAAAAAACGAAGAGATGGTAATTGATACAGAAGTAAACTTTTATGATGAAGCTTACATAAGTAATGAATATCTTCCTTCTCCAATAGAAAGGTTAAAAATTTATAAAAATTTGATGGATGCTGAAACTATTGAAAAAATAACTAAGATTAAACATGATCTTATAGACAGGTGTGGAAAGTTGCCTTTTGAGGTTTTAAGCCTGATTCAAAATGCTGAGCTAAATAATAAAATAAAAAAAATTGGTATCACAAGTATTAATTCAAACAAAAAAAATACGGTTTTAAATCTATCAAAAAATATACCAAGAAAAAATCTTAATAGAATTATTGAAGTTATTAAAGAAAATCCAACTACACATTCAATAACAAAACAAAATAAATTCGTAATAAAATATAATGAAGATGACTCTATTAAAAGAAAAAAATTCATTAGTACTATGCTCAATGAATTATCTTAAAACAATATTAATTTTTATCCTTTGTATTAATTTATCTACAGATGAAGTAATTAACGAGGATTATAAAATTGAGATGATTATTTTTTTAAACCAGGATATAGATACTGAGGAGTTATTTTCATCTAAATTAGTTATTCCGCAAGAAGATTTTATTTCATATTTAGAGCCAAAACTTTACTTAAATAATAGTTTGCTTACTAATCTTAATAACAAAAATGAATTTTACGATCTTCTAAGTTCGGTGCAACTAAATAATACTGTTAAAAAAGATTCTTCGAAAAAATCGGTGACTAATCCTAATACTTGGTTTAGAAAAAATGAAGGTGCATCAACCTTAGATAAACTAAGCAAAAGAATTAAATCTAATAATAAATATATCCATTTGAAGACTCTTTCATGGATACACCCTATTTTTGATGAGGGTAAATCTAAATATTTACATTATCAGGATAATAATAATTTTGGTTTTTTCATAAGATTGTATAAAAACAGATTTCTGCATACAGACCTCAAGGCATATATTGGTCATGTCCCCATTGATGAAGAATATATTTCAAGTGATTATGTCGAGTTATCAAAGAGAGAGATATATAAGATAAGTAATGATGTTAAAAAAAATATAGATATAAATCTTAAATTAAATAAAGAGATTGATTACGTAGAAATTATAACCAAAGAAGATAAATATAAAACTACAAAAAAAATTGAGGATATTAATATATTTATTGACGAATCAAGAAGAATTTTTGATGAAGAAATTCACTTTTATGATCATCCATATTTTGGTGTAATTATATTAATTTCAAAAATTTAAGACTTATAATACGCATTTTCATCATTATTATGATCTGTCACATCAGTAACTTTCTTTAATTCAGGAATTTGCTCCAATAAAGTTTTTTCAATACCATCTTTAAGGGTTACATCAACCATACCACAACCTTGACAACCACCGCCAAACTGCAATACAGCATTACCAGAATGTGTAAACTCTATAAGACTAACCTCACCGCCATGAGATTCAAGCATGGGATTAATTTCGTTATAAATAATATAATTAATTCTATCTTCTGCTGGACTATCAGGAGATATATTAGGTAGTCTTGCATTAGGAGCTTTAATAGTTAACTGGCCACCAAAATTATCGTTATCGAAGTTGACAATACAGTCTTTTAAAAATGGGATTGATCTGTTTTCGATATATACATCAATTAATTTAAGATTTAATAATAAGTCATCGGGTTCGGATTCATCTTGTTTACAAAAAGCAAGACAAGTTTCAGCTTTAGGCGTTCCTGGATCAGAAATAAAAATTCGTATAGATAATCCAACTTCATTTTTATCCTTTACAAGTTTTGCTAAGTACTCTTCAGCAGATTTTGTAATTTCTATAATTTTTGACATACAATCATTAAATGTGGTTTAAGCGATTATTAAACTCAATGCTGGGCATAAGAAAAAGATCTGAATTTGAGCATGATCTTAAACACATAACAATAAAGAAAATAATCGTTCTTTTTTTATTTCTTAATATAACATTTATTGGGATAATTTTTTTTATAACAAGAATCATCCTCATTAATGAATAAATTCAATGCAATCAAAAAACTTTTAACTGATCATTATAAAAAAAATATTATTATCCATAAGAGCCCTGATAAGGGATATAGATCAAGAGTAGAGTTTGGTTTTACTGAAAATGTATTTACGATGTATGGCAATAAAAATAAAATATTTCTGACAACCTTTGATATAGCAAAAAAAGAAATATCAACTTTAATGCCAAAACTATTAGAAGAAATCAAATTTAATGATGAAATTCAAAATAAACTTTTCCAAGTAAATTTTAGAAGTAATTCTTTAGGTTATGTAATGATAAGTCTCATATATCATAAAGAAATATCAAAAAAATTAATTGATTTAATCAATCAAATTTCAATTAAATTAAATTGCGAAATTATACTTAGAAGTAAAAAATTTTTTTACTCTACCGGCACTGGTTTTTTAGAAGATGTTTTAAATGTAAATGAACAATTTATTCTATATCAAACTGATCAGTCTTTTTATCAACCTAATTTTTATCTTTTGCCAAAGATGATAAAGAAAGTTAAATCTTTAATAAAAAAACCGAATGATCTTATAGAGCTTTATTGTGGTTCTGGAACATTTACTATTCCGCTTTCAAAACAATTCAAAAGAATTTTTGCAACAGAAAATAATCGTAAATCAATTATATGTCTTGAAAAAGGTATTAAAAAAAATAATATTGATAACATTTCATACGCTAGAATTTCTGACGATGAGGTAAGTGAATTATTCAATGGAAGAAAATTCAAGAGAATGAAAAATATTCAAATTAACGAATACAATTTTTCTCATATATTAGTTGATCCTCCCCGTTCAGGCCTTTCAAAGAATTTAATATCTATATTAATGAAATTTAAAAATATAATTTATATATCATGTAATTTTGATACTTATCTTAGAGATATAAAATTATTAAGCGCATTTGAAATTATTGATATTGAGTTATTTGATCAATTTCCAAACACATCTCATGTTGAAATAGTTTCATTATTGAAACAAAAATAACTTTTTTTTGACATTTATAATTTGTAAAGTAACAATATATTTTTAATTAATAGGAGGAGAAAATGGATGAATTACAAATACTAAGTGCCACTACAGAGATAGCTCTTTGGGAATTATTTCAATCTGGTCGAACAGCAAATCTAACATTTGCAATTGCTGGTGTAATAGCTGTATGGGTAGCTGCAAGATTTTCAAGTGTTGCAGTCGAAAAAGGCGTGAACATGTTTGGGAAAGTTATTCTCACTTTATTTGCAGCATCTGTGATGTTTGGTGGTTTTTCATTAATGATGTCTACTGAAGCTGTTTGGATTGGTCATGCAAATGCTCTAGCCAGTCTTGATATGAATAATGGTGATGCTACCTTATCGGAGGGATCAATGAGATATATTGCTGAAAGCTCAGAATCAAATCCATTACGAATGGCAGCCGGTGGAATGTTCTACGTAACTGGTTTTCTAATTGCAATTAGTCAACTATGGTTTGATACAAGTAAATAATTAATTATAAAGGCATATTATTTATATGCCTTTTTTTACTTTACAATGTGTTAACATAGTAATACACTACAACGCTATGAAAAAATATAAGTTAAATGAATCTTTACTTTTATTAAAAAATAAAAAAGAAGTTGATGAGTTTTTACGTGATTTATGCACACCAGCTGAAAGAAAAGCATTAGAAGAAAGATGGGCTGTTGCACAATTTTTATATGACAGCAAATTATCATATAGAGATATTGCATCAAAATTAAAAACAAGCACTACCACAGTTACCAGAGTAGCAAGGTTTTTAACGAATGAACCTTACAAAGGTTACCAAAAGATTTTAAAAAGGATCAACAAATGAATAAAAGACTAACAATAGCTATCCAAAAAAATGGAAGACTCTCTGCACAAAGTAAGAACTTAATTAATAAGTCAGGAATTAGTTTTAATTCTAAAGCTGATAAGCTTCTAGCAAAATCAAGCAATCTACCTGTAGATATACTTTTTGTAAGAGATGATGATATTCCCTCTCTAGTTTCAAATGGTGATGCTGATTTAGCTATAGTTGGTGAAAATGTTTTAATTGAAAAAACATTATTTAAGAAAAAGAATATTATAAAATCTCTAGATCTTGGATTTTCTAAGTGCAGACTATCTATTGCAGCTCCAGAAAATTCAAGATTTAAAAGTTTAAGAAACAAAAAAATTGCTACTTCCTATCCTAATGTATTAAAAAAATACCTCAAAGATAATAGTATAGAAGCTACGGTTATTAATATTCATGGTTCAGTAGAACTTACTCCGTATATTGGTATGTCGGATTGTATATGTGATCTTGTTTCATCTGGTGCGACACTAGAAGAAAATAATTTAAAAGAAATTAAAGTGATACTTAATTCTCAAGCAGTTTTAATTAAAAATAAATTACTTGATAAAAATAAATTTAATATAGCTGAGATGGTCATATCACGAATGAAGGGTGTTATTAATGCATTTGAAAGCAAATATGTCATGTTAAATGCTGATTCAAATAATATTGAATCAATATGTAAACTACTTCCTGGTTCAGAGTCTCCAACAATAATTCCATTAGAGAAAAAAAACAAGGTTGCTATTCATGCTTTATGCAAAGAACCTGTATTTTGGGAAACAATGGAAAAATTAAAGGCAAAAGGCGCGTCTTCTATTTTGGTTATGCCAGTAGAAAAAATATTAAATTAGAATGAAAAGTATAACGTTAAACAATAAAAATTTAGTTCTACCCTTTTCAAGCACTAAATTAAGTAGAAATGAATTAAAGAAAATAGATTTGTTTAATAAACTTGTTCTAGAAAAAGGTGATCAAGGTATTTCAGAAATATCACAGATATTGGGTGAAAAAAAACTAAAAAATTTAAAAGTAAAAAATAGTGAAATTAAAAAATCAGTAAAGAATATTGATGAGAGTCTTAAAAATGCAATTTTAGAAGCCTATTCAAACATTTATAAGTATCATAACTCACAATTTAAACAGCTATCATCAAAACCTATTGAAACAACAAAAGGTATAAATTTATGGTCAGAATTTCGACCAATTGACAATGTGGGACTATATGTACCAGGTGGCTCTGCTCCTCTATTCAGTTCGTTTTTAATGCAAGCAATACCAGCTATTATTGCTGGATGTGAAAATATAACTGTATGCACTCCTCCAGATAAGAATGGCGATATAGATCCAATAATATTATGGGTAGCAGATTTTTTAAAAATTAAAAATATTTATAAGGTTGGAGGAGCACAAGCCATCTTTGCTATGGCATATGGAACAAAAACAATTCCAAAATGTCTTAAAATCTTTGGCCCTGGAAATAAATATGTTACAGAAGCTAAGAAAATTATATCTAATATCACATCTATTGATATGCCAGCTGGTCCAAGTGAAGTTTATGTTGTTTCGGATGATCAAAAAAAGTCTAAATTTATTGCAGCTGACTTATTATCACAGTTAGAGCATGGAACAGATGCACATGCAGTAGTGGTTTCAAAAAATAAAAAACTTTTAGACATAATAAAAAAAGAATTAGAAATTCAGTTAGATAATCTGAAACGAAAAGATATATTAAAACTTAGTACAAAAAATACTTATTTTGTTAAAGCTTCATCGGACAAACAACTTATTAACTTTATCAATGAAAATGCTCCAGAACATTTGATACTAATGGATGACAACTTTTTAATTAATACGCCAAAAATTATAAATGCCGGATCAGTTTTTTGTGGTAGTTTTTCTCCTGAATCATTTGGAGATTATGCTTCTGGATCAAATCATACACTTCCAACATCTGGTAATGCAAAAACTTATTCAGGGCTCTCTGTAAAAGATTTTGGTAAAACCATAACATTTCAATATGCATCACCGGAAGGTTTTTTAAATCTAGCTCCAACTGTTGAGAAAATGGCTGAAGCAGAAAAATTAGATGCTCATAAAAATGCTGTTTCAATTCGTGAGAATTTGGCTTTAAAAGAAGTTGAATCATTGAATCGAATTGCTTTCATTAATAGAAATACAAATGAAACAAATGTTTTACTTAATTTAAACCTTGATGGAACAGGTAATTATAATATCAACACAGGATTAAATTACTTTGATCATATGCTCGAACAATTTTCAAAGCATGGAAAATTTGATATTTCGTTAAATTGTGATGGCGACACATACATTGATGAACACCATACAATTGAGGATGTTGCAATAACATTAGGAGAAGGTTTTAAACAAGCTATTGGGGATAGGCTTAATTTAGAAAGATACGCTTCTAGTGAAGATTTAGTAATGGACGAAACAAGGGCTCAAGTAAGTATTGATTTAACATCCAGATCATATCTTAAAATGAAAACTCCTCAATTAAGAGAGTTTGTTGGAGACTTTCCAACAGAGATGTTTAAACATTTTTTTATAAGTTTCGTAAACACTCTAGGTTTCACTTGTCACATAAATGTAAGTGGTAAAAATAGCCATCATATTGTTGAAGCAACCTTTAAAAGTTTTACTAGGGCATTAAATACAGCACTTAAAGTTACAAACGAGTCATCCTCTACAAAAGGACTCTTATGATAGGAATTATTGACTGTGGAGGAGCAAATTTAAATTCAATTAAGTATTCCCTTGAAAGAATAGGAAAAAAAAGTTTTGTTTCAAATATAAAGTCTGAACTTTCAAATGCTGACTCGTTGATATTACCTGGCGTGGGTTCTGCAGGAATAATAATGAAATCATTAAGAAAAAATAAATTAATTGATTTTATTTCAAATACTAATAAACCAACTCTTGGAATATGCATAGGTATGCAAATTTTATTTGAATATTCTGATGAAGATAAAACTGAATGCCTGGGTATTTTCAAGGGAAAAATAAAAAAATTTAAAAACAATAAAATGCCTGTTCCTCAAATGGGTTGGAATAAAGTTAAATGTATTGAAGAATACAAATATCTAAATAATTATTATTATTTTGCAAATAGTTATTACTCGGATAGCACAAAAAACATAATAGGTGTTTCAAATTATGGTGATGACTTTTCTTCTATAATAATTAAGGACAATTTTGTAGGATGTCAATTTCATCCTGAAAAATCTTCAAGTGCTGGCGAGAGGTTTCTTGAAGAGTTTCTAGATTTATAATGAAGATAATTCCAGCAATTGATTTATTAGACGGCCAATGCGTAAGATTATTGCAAGGCGATTATAAAAAAGTAACATCTTATAATATCTCTCCAATTAACCAAGCTAACTACTTTTTTAAAGAAGGTTTTAGATATTTACATATCGTTGATCTTGATTCTGCAAAAAATGCAGATAATAAAAATCTAAATATTATTAAGTCAATAAACAAGATTAAAAACTTAAAAATACAAGTTGGTGGCGGAATTAGAGACATTCAAAAGGTAAAAGACCTTTTAAATATTGGTATTGATCGTTTGATTGTAGGAACTGAAGCAATAAAAAATAAAAATTTTCTTAACGCTCTTAAAAATGAAGTTGACGTAAAAAAAATAGTGTTTGGGTTAGATTTTAAAATTATTGAAAATGAAGCTGTTTTATATACAAATGGTTGGTTAGA
Proteins encoded in this region:
- the mfd gene encoding transcription-repair coupling factor, with the protein product MKKKQDQSVAFEICNKFRKTKKSLCIIVDNVRNAQLLKNEISFHIGDDSVEFFPENEILPYDHFSVPESITKRRFHILNKFNQRNIVITTVKNLFERYPPISHFKSFKNFEINQILSIKDLVAILETLNYSKKENVENINDYSLRGGIVDFYTPIYKHPLRVEFFDNKIESIRFFDVSTQSSIKRESKFSISTGSIISLNEGSIKLFKDQWRNYFNDYDERNNKIFQSINNGKHIEGEEIYLPFFFKEMSTFFDLFQDREFLRINDLDVSINEFYEQIISRFDEENIDHSRSLLMPDHAFVNINKIKKTVNNLKEIHIEDKYVELKKDFENVLSDIEKKEIDYEKVLLLTTQLSEYESILKKFAPLINEIDTFENIKEGINLMLSPIVRPLNLKDKTLIIHKEYFSKSNSKLMPQTINNQSKVNINFFKPEDLVVHENYGIGKYEGLEIISTNNTKNEYFKITYLNNESLYVPIRNINLLSKYHIKPHEKNYVYDSLSSNKWKSNKQKALLRARDHAAEILNVESKRSKSSSYQLNIPDKIFNEFNQDFPYELTPDQAIAIDAIRKDINLIKPMNRLLCGDVGFGKTEVAVRASYVSCYSQKQVVILTPSTVLSDQHYESFLKRFKNVPVNIKLLNRHTSSKNKNLIIDDFNNNKIDILIGTHSIFNKDINFKNTGLVVIDEEHKFGIRQKNIIKSNQENIHILYLSATPIPRTMNFIYAGLKDFSFLQTPPQNRLSIKSFLKVNSEQLFKEAINREISRGGQTFVIQNDISKIDKLSIYIKKILPDSRVRIAHGKLKKQDITDAMTQFNNGNIDILICTTIVEMGLDIPNANTILIIDSHKLGLSQLHQLRGRIGRSNRQGYCYLFIPTDELKNKSKNRLDSIIRHSKLGSGYFIAQEDLEIRGAGEILGDKQSGHINTVGLSLYLSMLKNSINLIKSKNEEMVIDTEVNFYDEAYISNEYLPSPIERLKIYKNLMDAETIEKITKIKHDLIDRCGKLPFEVLSLIQNAELNNKIKKIGITSINSNKKNTVLNLSKNIPRKNLNRIIEVIKENPTTHSITKQNKFVIKYNEDDSIKRKKFISTMLNELS
- a CDS encoding peptidoglycan binding protein CsiV, coding for MNYLKTILIFILCINLSTDEVINEDYKIEMIIFLNQDIDTEELFSSKLVIPQEDFISYLEPKLYLNNSLLTNLNNKNEFYDLLSSVQLNNTVKKDSSKKSVTNPNTWFRKNEGASTLDKLSKRIKSNNKYIHLKTLSWIHPIFDEGKSKYLHYQDNNNFGFFIRLYKNRFLHTDLKAYIGHVPIDEEYISSDYVELSKREIYKISNDVKKNIDINLKLNKEIDYVEIITKEDKYKTTKKIEDINIFIDESRRIFDEEIHFYDHPYFGVIILISKI
- a CDS encoding NifU family protein, which gives rise to MSKIIEITKSAEEYLAKLVKDKNEVGLSIRIFISDPGTPKAETCLAFCKQDESEPDDLLLNLKLIDVYIENRSIPFLKDCIVNFDNDNFGGQLTIKAPNARLPNISPDSPAEDRINYIIYNEINPMLESHGGEVSLIEFTHSGNAVLQFGGGCQGCGMVDVTLKDGIEKTLLEQIPELKKVTDVTDHNNDENAYYKS
- a CDS encoding DUF2970 domain-containing protein: MLGIRKRSEFEHDLKHITIKKIIVLFLFLNITFIGIIFFITRIILINE
- a CDS encoding tRNA (uracil-5-)-methyltransferase, whose product is MNKFNAIKKLLTDHYKKNIIIHKSPDKGYRSRVEFGFTENVFTMYGNKNKIFLTTFDIAKKEISTLMPKLLEEIKFNDEIQNKLFQVNFRSNSLGYVMISLIYHKEISKKLIDLINQISIKLNCEIILRSKKFFYSTGTGFLEDVLNVNEQFILYQTDQSFYQPNFYLLPKMIKKVKSLIKKPNDLIELYCGSGTFTIPLSKQFKRIFATENNRKSIICLEKGIKKNNIDNISYARISDDEVSELFNGRKFKRMKNIQINEYNFSHILVDPPRSGLSKNLISILMKFKNIIYISCNFDTYLRDIKLLSAFEIIDIELFDQFPNTSHVEIVSLLKQK
- a CDS encoding YerC/YecD family TrpR-related protein produces the protein MKKYKLNESLLLLKNKKEVDEFLRDLCTPAERKALEERWAVAQFLYDSKLSYRDIASKLKTSTTTVTRVARFLTNEPYKGYQKILKRINK
- the hisG gene encoding ATP phosphoribosyltransferase; this translates as MNKRLTIAIQKNGRLSAQSKNLINKSGISFNSKADKLLAKSSNLPVDILFVRDDDIPSLVSNGDADLAIVGENVLIEKTLFKKKNIIKSLDLGFSKCRLSIAAPENSRFKSLRNKKIATSYPNVLKKYLKDNSIEATVINIHGSVELTPYIGMSDCICDLVSSGATLEENNLKEIKVILNSQAVLIKNKLLDKNKFNIAEMVISRMKGVINAFESKYVMLNADSNNIESICKLLPGSESPTIIPLEKKNKVAIHALCKEPVFWETMEKLKAKGASSILVMPVEKILN
- the hisD gene encoding histidinol dehydrogenase translates to MKSITLNNKNLVLPFSSTKLSRNELKKIDLFNKLVLEKGDQGISEISQILGEKKLKNLKVKNSEIKKSVKNIDESLKNAILEAYSNIYKYHNSQFKQLSSKPIETTKGINLWSEFRPIDNVGLYVPGGSAPLFSSFLMQAIPAIIAGCENITVCTPPDKNGDIDPIILWVADFLKIKNIYKVGGAQAIFAMAYGTKTIPKCLKIFGPGNKYVTEAKKIISNITSIDMPAGPSEVYVVSDDQKKSKFIAADLLSQLEHGTDAHAVVVSKNKKLLDIIKKELEIQLDNLKRKDILKLSTKNTYFVKASSDKQLINFINENAPEHLILMDDNFLINTPKIINAGSVFCGSFSPESFGDYASGSNHTLPTSGNAKTYSGLSVKDFGKTITFQYASPEGFLNLAPTVEKMAEAEKLDAHKNAVSIRENLALKEVESLNRIAFINRNTNETNVLLNLNLDGTGNYNINTGLNYFDHMLEQFSKHGKFDISLNCDGDTYIDEHHTIEDVAITLGEGFKQAIGDRLNLERYASSEDLVMDETRAQVSIDLTSRSYLKMKTPQLREFVGDFPTEMFKHFFISFVNTLGFTCHINVSGKNSHHIVEATFKSFTRALNTALKVTNESSSTKGLL
- the hisH gene encoding imidazole glycerol phosphate synthase subunit HisH, whose protein sequence is MIGIIDCGGANLNSIKYSLERIGKKSFVSNIKSELSNADSLILPGVGSAGIIMKSLRKNKLIDFISNTNKPTLGICIGMQILFEYSDEDKTECLGIFKGKIKKFKNNKMPVPQMGWNKVKCIEEYKYLNNYYYFANSYYSDSTKNIIGVSNYGDDFSSIIIKDNFVGCQFHPEKSSSAGERFLEEFLDL
- the hisA gene encoding 1-(5-phosphoribosyl)-5-[(5-phosphoribosylamino)methylideneamino]imidazole-4-carboxamide isomerase encodes the protein MKIIPAIDLLDGQCVRLLQGDYKKVTSYNISPINQANYFFKEGFRYLHIVDLDSAKNADNKNLNIIKSINKIKNLKIQVGGGIRDIQKVKDLLNIGIDRLIVGTEAIKNKNFLNALKNEVDVKKIVFGLDFKIIENEAVLYTNGWLEKSRYKLFDFIEKNSWIFNILATDISSDGMLSGPNIKIYEKILNKSSSNVIASGGISAVSDINNLKKIGIQECVVGKAIYENIIPIEDIRNAY